A section of the Malania oleifera isolate guangnan ecotype guangnan chromosome 2, ASM2987363v1, whole genome shotgun sequence genome encodes:
- the LOC131148207 gene encoding peroxidase P7-like, producing the protein MNLIITLLSLSLSLLLFLSLSALTGSPCKALISDFKPELPSFRRHSSFSSNFNLMATFTLLVVMSYLVCSANAQLSANFYATTCRNLQTIVRNATRQAVNSEPRMGASLLRMFFHDCFVNGCDGSILLDDTATLPGEKNALPNKNSVRGYEVIDDIKAQVEKACPATVSCADILALAARDGVVALGGPSWTVQLGRRDATIANLTGANTDLPSPFADVPTLISMFQAKGLNTRDMIALSGAHTIGLVRCVLFRNRIYNETNIDPNFAAIRKASCPANQGNGDDNLAPLDVQTSAQPFDNLYYQNLLLGRGLLHSDQVLFSNGSIASTGLQVLAYSASNVAFFRDFGAAMVKMSNISPLIGTSGEIRRNCKMVN; encoded by the exons ATGAACCTCATTATaactttactctctctctctctctctctccttctctttctctccctctctgcaCTAACTGGAAGCCCATG CAAAGCTCTCATCTCAGATTTTAAGCCAGAGCTACCTAGCTTCCGCCGGCACAGTAGCTTCAGTTCCAATTTTAACCTAATGGCCACCTTTACCCTCCTTGTTGTGATGTCTTACCTTGTTTGCAGTGCCAATGCGCAGCTCTCAGCCAACTTTTACGCAACCACATGCCGTAATCTTCAAACCATTGTGCGTAATGCAACGCGGCAAGCTGTTAACAGCGAGCCCCGCATGGGAGCTTCTCTCCTCCGCATGTTCTTCCATGACTGCTTTGTAAAC GGTTGTGATGGTTCGATTCTGCTGGATGACACGGCTACCCTTCCAGGTGAAAAGAATGCACTCCCAAACAAGAACTCAGTGAGAGGTTATGAAGTTATTGACGACATCAAAGCTCAGGTGGAGAAGGCTTGTCCTGCTACTGTATCTTGTGCTGACATACTAGCTCTTGCGGCCCGTGATGGAGTTGTCGCC TTGGGCGGACCTTCATGGACAGTGCAACTTGGCCGGAGAGATGCAACAATCGCCAATTTGACTGGAGCTAATACCGATCTCCCCTCACCGTTCGCTGACGTCCCTACCCTAATTTCCATGTTTCAGGCCAAAGGCCTAAATACTCGAGACATGATCGCACTCTCTGGAGCTCATACGATCGGCCTAGTTCGGTGCGTATTGTTTCGAAACCGTATATACAATGAAACCAACATCGATCCTAATTTTGCAGCAATTCGTAAAGCCTCATGCCCAGCCAACCAGGGCAATGGTGATGACAACTTGGCTCCGCTTGATGTCCAGACCTCGGCCCAACCATTTGACAATTTGTACTACCAAAACCTTCTACTTGGACGGGGGCTGCTGCACTCAGATCAAGTGCTCTTTAGCAATGGATCTATCGCTAGTACTGGGCTGCAGGTTTTGGCTTACAGTGCTAGTAATGTTGCTTTTTTTAGGGACTTTGGCGCTGCCATGGTAAAGATGAGCAATATTAGTCCGCTTATAGGAACAAGTGGGGAGATTAGAAGGAATTGCAAGAtggttaattaa